One Bartonella tribocorum CIP 105476 genomic window carries:
- a CDS encoding DnaJ C-terminal domain-containing protein: MRDPYTILGVARTAKPQEIKSAFRRLAKKYHPDHNKDDAKAKEKFAEINQAYEIIGDKDKKAQFDRGEIDMEGRPLYQAYGAGENFNNKQNPFSGRTKGFDFSSSGGPGFDASDIFRDLFGGGGSFSNSTHYNRPQQGAHVRANLTITLEQMVGAEKVEVVFPHGKKLNIKLPDYIEDGQTIRLKGQGEEVPHGQAGDALITIQIQKHPRFRVEGRALHLDLPVSLKHAVLGAKEEVETLEGRVVLTIPAWSSSDRVLRLKGKGLRLKNGTRDDLYVHVRVMLPEGKNAALEQFLQTQKD, from the coding sequence ATGCGTGATCCCTACACGATTCTGGGTGTGGCACGTACCGCAAAACCGCAAGAGATTAAATCAGCATTTAGAAGGTTAGCAAAGAAGTATCATCCAGATCACAATAAAGATGATGCAAAGGCTAAAGAAAAATTTGCTGAAATTAATCAGGCTTATGAAATTATAGGTGATAAAGATAAAAAGGCACAATTTGACCGCGGTGAAATTGATATGGAAGGCAGACCGCTTTATCAAGCCTATGGTGCTGGTGAAAATTTTAACAATAAACAAAATCCCTTTTCCGGAAGAACGAAAGGATTTGATTTTTCCTCTTCAGGGGGGCCAGGTTTTGATGCGAGTGATATTTTTCGCGATCTGTTTGGAGGAGGAGGTAGCTTTTCGAATTCCACACACTATAATCGTCCTCAACAAGGAGCTCATGTTCGCGCTAATCTTACCATAACATTAGAGCAGATGGTTGGCGCAGAAAAGGTGGAAGTTGTTTTTCCTCATGGAAAAAAGTTAAACATTAAACTTCCTGATTATATTGAAGATGGGCAAACTATTCGTTTGAAAGGTCAGGGAGAAGAGGTTCCTCATGGACAAGCAGGAGATGCGTTGATTACCATTCAGATTCAAAAACATCCTCGTTTTCGAGTTGAAGGAAGGGCGCTTCATCTTGATTTACCCGTTTCTCTTAAACATGCTGTTTTGGGAGCAAAAGAAGAAGTTGAGACATTGGAGGGACGTGTGGTTTTAACGATTCCTGCTTGGTCAAGTTCTGATCGCGTTTTGCGGTTGAAAGGAAAAGGGCTTCGTTTAAAAAATGGTACAAGAGATGATCTTTATGTGCATGTTCGTGTTATGTTGCCGGAAGGTAAAAATGCAGCGCTAGAACAGTTTTTGCAAACGCAAAAAGATTAA
- a CDS encoding exodeoxyribonuclease VII small subunit encodes MKKEIQEGDITTLSFEQALKQLEVIVENLERGDVPLEQSIDIYERGEALKKHCEKLLKVAEAKVEKIQLSQEGSPEGVEPLDAQ; translated from the coding sequence ATGAAAAAAGAGATACAAGAGGGGGATATTACGACTTTAAGCTTTGAGCAAGCGCTTAAGCAGCTTGAAGTTATTGTTGAAAACTTAGAACGTGGCGATGTGCCTTTGGAACAATCCATTGATATTTATGAACGTGGTGAAGCGCTTAAAAAACATTGTGAAAAACTCTTGAAGGTTGCTGAAGCCAAAGTTGAAAAAATTCAGCTTTCACAGGAAGGTTCTCCAGAAGGCGTAGAGCCACTTGATGCTCAATAA
- the aroC gene encoding chorismate synthase encodes MSHNTFGHLFRVTTWGESHGAALGCVIDGCPPGIIFTLAEIQAYLDKRRPGQSKYTTQRQEQDQVELLSGAITQEDGTTFVTTGTPISLLIRNTDQRSQDYGKIAHQYRPGHADYTYDVKYGIRDFRGGGRASARETAARVAAGALARKVVPHLVVRGAVIAIGPHHINRDRWDWSEVENNPFFTADAEMVQIFSDYIRKIRKDGTSVGAVIEIVAENVPAGLGAPIYAKLDQDIASLLMSINAVKGVEIGDGFAAARLRGEENADEMRMGNDGKPLFLSNHAGGILGGISSGQPIIARFAVKPTSSILTPRRSIDVDGHDVDVITKGRHDPCVGIRAVPVGEAMVACALADHYLRHRGQVG; translated from the coding sequence ATGTCGCATAATACATTTGGTCATTTGTTTCGTGTAACAACATGGGGTGAAAGTCATGGAGCTGCTCTTGGTTGTGTCATTGATGGTTGTCCACCTGGAATTATTTTTACTCTTGCAGAAATTCAAGCTTATCTTGATAAGCGTAGACCCGGGCAATCTAAATATACAACGCAGCGCCAAGAACAAGATCAAGTAGAACTCCTTTCAGGAGCGATTACTCAGGAAGACGGGACAACATTCGTTACAACAGGCACACCAATTTCTCTGTTGATTCGAAATACAGATCAACGCTCTCAAGATTATGGAAAAATCGCTCATCAATATCGTCCTGGTCATGCAGATTATACGTATGATGTTAAATATGGCATTCGTGATTTTCGAGGGGGAGGACGTGCTTCAGCACGCGAGACAGCAGCGCGTGTTGCGGCTGGTGCATTGGCGCGTAAAGTTGTGCCTCATTTAGTTGTACGAGGAGCTGTGATAGCAATTGGTCCCCATCATATTAATCGTGATCGTTGGGATTGGTCAGAGGTTGAGAATAATCCTTTTTTTACAGCAGATGCAGAGATGGTTCAGATTTTTAGTGATTATATCCGTAAAATCCGTAAAGATGGGACATCTGTTGGTGCGGTTATTGAGATCGTTGCAGAAAATGTTCCGGCAGGTTTAGGCGCCCCTATTTACGCAAAACTTGATCAAGACATTGCCTCCTTACTTATGTCAATTAATGCGGTAAAAGGGGTTGAAATTGGTGATGGTTTTGCGGCAGCCCGTTTGAGGGGAGAAGAAAATGCCGATGAAATGCGTATGGGAAATGATGGAAAACCACTTTTTTTATCCAATCATGCGGGTGGTATTTTAGGAGGAATATCGAGTGGACAGCCAATTATTGCACGTTTTGCTGTAAAGCCTACTTCATCAATTTTAACGCCTCGTCGCTCCATTGATGTTGATGGTCATGATGTAGACGTTATAACGAAGGGACGCCATGATCCATGTGTTGGGATTCGTGCCGTTCCTGTTGGTGAAGCGATGGTTGCTTGTGCACTTGCTGATCATTATTTAAGACATCGCGGTCAAGTGGGGTGA
- the ribB gene encoding 3,4-dihydroxy-2-butanone-4-phosphate synthase, with the protein MAYNEEKIVSALKAFERGEIVVVTDDNDRENEGDLTVAAAHCTEEKMAFILRHTTGIVCTPMPKKEAQRFHLAPMVLDNDSAHRTQFTVTVDFKHGITTGISAHDRTLAVRNLANSNASADDFVRPGHVFPLIAHEGGVLMRSGHTEAAVDLCKLVGLPPVGVIGELVNDDGSVKHGDQITKFAQEHGLRIITVADLIAYRQRKEILIKHVGEMPIETPVGPAIIQSYQLPWEAVQHIAIIFGDIREGEDIPVHFHHENIINDVFCQSSDIMVMMQRMMEKEKRGVFVYLRERSVIQSTMGIQNMARDVLENHVQAIEREEEWCKIGVGSQILKYLGIGSVVIYASKEHHYAGLESFGIRISRTDIF; encoded by the coding sequence ATGGCGTATAATGAAGAAAAAATTGTTTCTGCGCTGAAAGCTTTTGAACGCGGTGAAATTGTTGTGGTGACAGATGATAATGACCGTGAAAATGAAGGTGATTTAACGGTTGCTGCAGCGCATTGTACAGAAGAAAAGATGGCATTTATTCTTCGTCACACAACAGGTATTGTGTGTACACCTATGCCCAAAAAAGAAGCACAACGATTTCATCTTGCTCCTATGGTACTAGATAATGATTCTGCGCATCGTACCCAGTTTACTGTGACTGTTGATTTTAAACATGGAATAACGACGGGGATTTCAGCACACGATCGTACATTAGCGGTGCGTAATCTTGCTAATTCGAATGCAAGTGCGGATGATTTTGTTCGTCCAGGACATGTCTTTCCTTTGATCGCGCATGAAGGGGGGGTTCTCATGCGTTCAGGTCATACAGAAGCTGCTGTTGATTTATGTAAATTAGTTGGTTTGCCCCCCGTTGGTGTTATCGGTGAATTGGTCAATGATGATGGGAGCGTTAAACATGGCGATCAGATTACAAAATTTGCACAAGAACATGGGTTGCGTATCATAACGGTTGCAGATTTAATTGCTTACCGTCAGCGTAAAGAAATATTGATCAAGCATGTTGGAGAAATGCCGATTGAGACACCTGTAGGTCCGGCTATTATTCAAAGTTATCAACTCCCTTGGGAAGCTGTTCAGCATATCGCGATTATTTTTGGTGATATCCGTGAGGGTGAGGACATTCCTGTGCATTTTCATCATGAAAACATTATAAATGACGTTTTTTGTCAATCTTCAGATATTATGGTGATGATGCAGCGTATGATGGAAAAAGAAAAACGTGGTGTGTTTGTTTATTTGCGTGAAAGATCTGTTATACAATCAACTATGGGCATTCAAAACATGGCAAGAGACGTTTTAGAAAACCATGTGCAGGCGATTGAACGCGAAGAAGAATGGTGCAAAATTGGTGTAGGTTCGCAAATTTTGAAATATTTAGGAATAGGCTCTGTTGTTATTTATGCTTCTAAAGAGCATCATTATGCAGGTTTAGAAAGTTTTGGAATTCGTATATCTAGAACAGATATTTTTTGA
- the fabI gene encoding enoyl-ACP reductase FabI yields MAKGNGLLYGKRGLILGLANNRSIAWGIAKAANAAGAELAFTYQGEAMKKRVEPLAEELNGFVCGHCDVSDSASIDEVFRAIEKKWGKLDFLVHAIGFSDKDELSGRYVDISESNFMMTMNISVYSLTALTKRAEKLMLEGGSILTLTYYGAEKVVPNYNVMGVAKAALEASVKYLAVDLGPQNIRVNAISAGPIKTLAASGIGDFRYILKWNEYNAPLRRTVSIEEVGDSALYFLSDLSRSVTGEVHHVDSGYNIIGMKAVDAPDISVVKE; encoded by the coding sequence ATGGCTAAGGGTAATGGTTTGTTGTATGGTAAACGTGGTTTAATTTTGGGGTTGGCCAATAATCGCTCCATCGCTTGGGGAATCGCTAAAGCAGCGAATGCTGCAGGGGCAGAGCTTGCTTTCACCTATCAGGGTGAAGCAATGAAAAAGCGTGTTGAGCCTTTGGCTGAAGAGTTAAATGGGTTTGTTTGTGGACATTGTGATGTTTCTGACAGTGCCTCTATTGATGAGGTCTTTAGAGCCATAGAGAAGAAATGGGGCAAACTTGATTTTTTAGTTCATGCTATTGGTTTTTCTGATAAAGATGAATTAAGTGGTCGTTATGTTGATATCAGCGAATCAAATTTTATGATGACCATGAATATTTCGGTTTATTCCCTAACAGCGCTAACGAAGCGTGCAGAAAAGTTGATGTTAGAGGGTGGTTCAATCTTAACATTAACCTATTATGGTGCGGAAAAGGTTGTTCCCAATTATAATGTCATGGGGGTTGCTAAAGCAGCTCTTGAGGCGAGCGTGAAATATTTAGCGGTAGATTTAGGTCCTCAAAATATTCGTGTTAATGCGATATCTGCTGGACCAATTAAAACCTTAGCGGCTTCAGGTATTGGTGATTTTCGTTATATTCTAAAATGGAATGAATATAATGCTCCCTTACGTCGTACAGTATCAATTGAAGAGGTAGGTGATTCTGCCCTTTATTTTCTTTCGGATTTGTCTCGTTCTGTTACCGGTGAAGTTCATCATGTCGATTCAGGTTATAATATCATCGGTATGAAAGCCGTTGATGCACCAGATATTTCTGTCGTTAAAGAATAA